Proteins from a genomic interval of Marmota flaviventris isolate mMarFla1 chromosome 8, mMarFla1.hap1, whole genome shotgun sequence:
- the LOC114099034 gene encoding olfactory receptor 5AC1-like: MAEENMTLVTEFVLTGLTHHPKLKMPLFLVFLVIYLITMLGNLGLIALIWKDPHLHTPMYLFLSGLAMADASTSSSVTPKMLINFLSKNHKISVAECFTQFYFLGSSATTECFLLLVMAYDRYVAICNPLLYPVVMSNSLCTQFISASYFVGFLHLVIHVGLLVRLTFCRSNIIRYYYCEILQLFKISCTDSTVNMIVLLNFSVFIQAFTFLNIIVSYIKVLFAILKKKSEKGRRKAFSTCSAHLLSVSLFYGTLFLIYVCPGSGPVEDKENMFSLLYTIIIPLLNPFIYSLRNKEVIGALRRLMKK; this comes from the coding sequence ATGGCAGAAGAAAATATGACTCTGGTGACTGAGTTTGTTCTCACAGGACTTACACATCATCCAAAGCTGAAGATGCCCCTGTTCCTGGTGTTCCTTGTGATCTACCTCATCACCATGCTGGGCAACCTTGGCTTGATTGCTCTCATCTGGAAGGACCCCCACcttcacacccccatgtacttatTCCTCAGTGGTTTAGCCATGGCTGATGCAAGCACTTCATCCTCTGTGACCCCCAAGATGCTTATCAATTTTTTATCTAAGAATCATAAAATATCCGTAGCTGAGTGctttactcaattttattttttaggttccAGTGCTACTACAGAATGTTTCCTCCTGTtagtgatggcctatgaccgctatgtagCCATATGCAATCCCTTGCTGTATCCAGTGGTGATGTCCAATAGCCTCTGTACTCAGTTTATAAGTGCTtcatattttgttggttttctgcATTTAGTAATTCATGTGGGTTTGTTAGTTAGGTTAACTTTCTGCAGGTCCAATATCATACGTTATTACTATTGTGAAATTTTACAGCTGTTCAAAATTTCTTGCACGGATTCTACAGTTAACATGATCGTGCTTTTAAACTTTTCCGTCTTTATACAAGCCTTCACCTTTTTAAACATTATTGTGTCATATATCAAAGTCCTCTTTGCTATTCTTAAAAAGAAGTCTGAGAAAGGCAGAcgcaaagccttctccacctgcagtGCCCATCTGCTCTCTGTATCTTTGTTCTATGGCACTCTGTTCCTTATTTATGTTTGTCCTGGGTCTGGACCAGTTGAGGATaaggaaaacatgttttctttactTTATACAATAATAATTCCCCTGTTAAATCCTTTTATTTATAGCCTGAGGAATAAAGAAGTTATAGGTGCCTTGAGAAGactaatgaagaaataa